A genomic segment from Mus caroli chromosome 17, CAROLI_EIJ_v1.1, whole genome shotgun sequence encodes:
- the Tmem200c gene encoding transmembrane protein 200C, translated as MIATGGLLRISARKQDPLRPPSQVPKRKRKAKKRRKNDVVVVKGKLKLCSISGLIALCGILVLLVGIAMAVVGYWPKAHAANRGGSKQLLPVGSSHRIGAISNSSNGNKNPAKSHSGTPGGANSSSVGGPWSPPPARSAATSSSSSSSSSSSKSVGFFFRIFSGYLHSDKLKVFGPLIMGIGIFLFICANAVLHENRDKKTKIINLRDLYSTVIDVHSLRAKDLAAAAAAAAAAAASSSAAAPGSAPHGAAPLNGFLSYVQSRGLELKPGSCAGSADAFGAAAMLARGSWPHPTGLDRGSGETQEAGSPPDLASSPRCPREPPSLTEAVYSIYRERSSRAGRRRTTVAAVAAATATVTAAASGGSSPAPCSPTGSWGRQSTTSSLVGSSLSAFALLPLQGDRDRDGDSEGASCSWHRPPGERGSWDLPRGELDLSLTDLRGAEGGAHWASCEPREPEGAKTARTARGQGGRLPRTRRYAAWRRRSTSGLPDYRAPPSPEPPPSSSAENLDSGPSATAATPSLPLRPEDSPRIRRDSHSSQSDDQSSSNKGYTPLGEADTSVESVVDVVARKRLDCEDVTDPSTEHSSPEGPSPGPTRAEPLSVQRQFTNKEKLFLISRSHTPGVEDPELEKSSN; from the coding sequence ATGATCGCCACCGGTGGCCTACTGAGAATATCCGCGAGAAAGCAGGATCCTCTCCGGCCCCCCAGCCAGGTCCCTAAGCGCAAGAGGAAAGCCAAGAAGAGACGTAAAAACGACGTGGTGGTGGTGAAAGGCAAACTGAAGCTGTGCTCCATCTCGGGGCTCATTGCCCTTTGCGGGATCCTAGTGCTGTTGGTGGGCATAGCCATGGCTGTGGTGGGCTACTGGCCAAAAGCCCACGCCGCCAACAGAGGTGGGAGCAAGCAGTTACTGCCTGTGGGCAGTAGCCATCGAATTGGGGCcatcagcaacagcagcaatGGCAACAAAAACCCAGCCAAGAGCCACTCTGGAACCCCAGGGGGTGCCAACTCCAGTTCTGTGGGCGGGCCCTGGAGTCCGCCTCCTGCAAGATCTGcagccacctcctcttcctcgtcctcttcctcttcctcctccaagtCGGTGGGCTTCTTCTTCCGAATCTTCTCAGGCTACTTGCACTCAGACAAGCTAAAGGTCTTCGGGCCCCTCATCATGGGTATAGGCATCTTCCTCTTCATTTGCGCCAACGCGGTGCTCCATGAGAACAGGGACAAGAAAACTAAGATCATCAACCTGCGGGACCTCTATTCCACTGTCATCGACGTGCACAGTCTCCGCGCCAAAGATctggcagcagcagctgctgcggCCGCCGCGGCTGCGGCTTCCTCCTCCGCGGCTGCCCCCGGCTCCGCGCCCCACGGGGCAGCGCCGCTCAATGGCTTTCTCAGCTACGTGCAATCTCGAGGCCTGGAGCTGAAACCAGGCAGCTGCGCGGGCTCTGCGGACGCCTTTGGGGCTGCTGCAATGCTGGCCAGGGGCTCATGGCCCCACCCCACTGGGCTGGACAGAGGCAGCGGTGAGACTCAGGAGGCAGGGTCCCCGCCGGACCTGGCTTCATCTCCGCGCTGTCCACGGGAGCCCCCAAGTCTGACAGAGGCCGTGTACAGCATCTACCGCGAGCGCTCCAGTAGGGCTGGCCGTCGCCGGACCACAGTTGCCGCGGTGGCTGCGGCCACTGCCACTGTCACCGCGGCTGCCAGCGGCGGCAGCAGCCCGGCGCCCTGCAGCCCAACCGGGAGTTGGGGGCGCCAGAGCACCACCAGCTCCCTCGTGGGCTCCTCGCTGAGCGCCTTCGCCCTGTTGCCCTTGCAAGGGGATAGGGACAGAGACGGGGACTCGGAGGGCGCAAGCTGCAGCTGGCATAGACCTCCCGGGGAACGCGGCTCCTGGGATCTCCCCAGGGGAGAACTGGACCTGAGCCTGACCGACCTCCGGGGAGCCGAGGGCGGAGCGCACTGGGCTTCTTGCGAGCCCCGGGAGCCCGAGGGCGCGAAGACAGCACGCACCGCCAGGGGGCAGGGCGGCCGCTTGCCCAGGACCCGCAGGTACGCGGCCTGGCGGCGCCGCAGCACCAGTGGGCTCCCGGACTACCGGGCTCCACCGTCGCCCGAGCCCCCACCCTCCTCGAGCGCAGAGAACCTGGACTCAGGCCCCTCTGCTACAGCCGCCACGCCCTCGCTCCCTCTGCGCCCCGAGGACTCGCCCCGCATCCGGCGGGATTCCCACAGTTCTCAGTCGGATGACCAGTCCAGCAGCAATAAGGGCTACACCCCCCTGGGGGAGGCTGACACCTCTGTAGAGTCGGTCGTGGATGTGGTGGCCAGGAAAAGGCTAGACTGTGAGGATGTCACAGATCCCAGTACTGAGCACAGCTCCCCCGAGGGTCCCAGTCCAGGGCCAACTAGGGCGGAGCCTCTGTCTGTGCAGAGGCAGTTTACAAACAAGGAGAAACTCTTCCTCATTTCCAGGTCTCACACCCCAGGAGTAGAAGACCCCGAATTGGAAAAGTCTTCCAACTAG